ttttgttgaatCTTTAGGAAATCCCATACTTTTGACATTCAATCAACCCATTAGGGCAAgtcatctcttttttctctgGGCAGTGTATATGAGTGGGTAATGTTACCGGCACGTAGATACATTGAgcctaaaaatgaaaatagtattttatagATTCATTTCCAGTCATTATCACAATGAAAATagattcataaatataattttaaaaaatatttatgatgttttcTTAAAGAGTATTCTTTtctaatttgattatatttttaaaaaatttgtaaaatacaaCATGATGCCACATGTGGTAAGGAATACACAGCCCCACTCAAGTAAACATCATCTCCCATCAAATTTATTACGATGGGCCTTGGGCGGTTGTAGAAATGGTAGGTTTATATCTTTAGCATTTATTGTGCAgttgttttttctgttttcttttagctatttttttctcaaattgtatttttttcggaaattttatatttatatgtgtgtgtgtgtgtgtgtgtgtgtgtgttatgaATATAAAAGTCGTGTTTTAATGgtaatttgatttggataagAAGGAACGAAGAAACATCGAAACAGAGAGTCTTGGTCAATGTTTTGGACAGCTTTTGGAGTATTCCTTCTCATTTTCCCCAATATCATAGCCATGGAAGACTAATGTCCCAATTATATGGTCCATCATCCAGGAATTTTGAGGCTCTCAACTCATACTGTCAAGATTAGTAAAACCCTAGATGATAGATGCTTGTGAACGAATCATTCTTCAGTATTATTCCCTTCAATTTTGCAAGCAATTTTGCCTAGGCTCACACGAAATAACTATCCCTTATGTGTGATACCACTTTGTACTCTAAATCTTAAATCCTAAAATcacacataataaataatatctcttatatataatacctttaatcaaattaatggtttgattcaaactgaatttgttTGTTTCGATTAAAAAGGAGGTATGATAAGGTGGAGTGGCAACCGAGAGTAGAAATTGTGAACGTAAGGTAATGAAAATACGTTGGTGAGGCTTCCATGCCaataattttagagaaaaaaacataaaacttgtaTTTTGATCCTTAAGACTTCACTGCAATAATGAAGTTGTTAATGACGCGTTTTCAAAAAGGGCAACTCAATTTTATTTCATGGTAGCTTCACGAAATTTCCTAAGTACTTCCTTTTGTCGGTTCATAACAGTTAAAAAATAGTCAAACAATCCAAAACAGTTCTAAGTCTAAAAGTGACAAGAcagaaagaaatttaaaagtcATCTCCTTTTTGTCAAGGCAGTAAATGAAGGAGCTCCAAAAATAAGCATGAAAGTAGACCAACCAGCAACTTAACACAATGGAATTAGAGATGGCATCCTCAACATAGAGATAATAAGGAATCTCCATCCCCTTCCCCCTAggaaaaaattttctctccttctccttctcatttccattagaaaaatattaaaatatttattatatgttataatatatttataataatttaaaaaattttaaaggtatttcaacatttaaatattcaatggATATATAGGGTAAGGGACAAATTGAAGAGAAGATGTGCCCAGGATATTTCTATTATAGTCATTGATTACAAAGATTTTAGTCATTTCCATTCTCATCTCATCCTTATTTCTATTGAAGAATTAGGAAGAGTGGGCTATGGATCTAGTTTGATAGGTCAAATTGTCAATTCTAAATGAAATTTGAGGAACTTGCCGCATTAATGAGAAACAAGAGAAATGAATTTGTTTCTATGAAACGAGAGCACATCACCTAACAATCATATACTTGTTTTTTTTAGGGATTGATTCTAATCTTAGCTTCACTCCTTCACGCATCCAACCAATATTGTAAAAGTTATTGTATACCCTTGACATACTCTCTGTTATCTTCCATAATCTTCTTCATAGCATTCttattgttagaattttttatgttaacatatattgattatgtttttatttaataaaaataaaaatctggTAAATGTATActccaaaaataatttttcataagcATTATGTGATCATTTCTTATCAATTCTGGACAGGGGTGTATTTGTCAAAATTTCAAACTTCTAGGGATTACATCAGTGTTttcttttaaggtttttaaACTTGTAGGTTCATGCATGAAATAGGTCTGAAATAGGCCAAAAGcctgaaaaattttaatgaaccaagacaaaacaaaaaaatttgatgcCCGAATGGGCAAGTCTAAAGCTTGAAcctaaactttttttcaaatttggacTTGAACAAGCTACACCCGGTTCAATAGGCCCAATTAACAAACTTATAGATAGCAACCCAAGCAAAAATGATTCCTTTTGGTCAAAAGCTGTATTCCCTACACACTGCTTTTTGATTGAGGGGGATATTAGTCAACAAATGCTAAAATCAGTGAGTTTTTCATTACACCCCTTGAGCAAGATTGAGTAAATCTTCGACTTGCCGCCTTGACCCTTCCACACAGTGTTTTGGTTTCTATTCTCTTTAATCCAGTGGTGAGTTTTGTTACAATTTGTTATTTCTAGTTTGATTAATCAATGGTTGAGATTTGATAGtcttttgtaaaaatatttagaatctATAAAAGAATCCATACAATTTTGGAGATCATTTGATTGGTTTGTTGATATGTCCACCTCCATTTTGTTATGTTCAATTCGATGAACCACACTCCAATTcaggtaaaataaaaaaaaccagaTCCCAATCATAATTATGTGTTTTGGAAAAGAATTGATATGAGGCTTGTTtgcattaatttcaaaaacatgtttataatttataattttttttataatattataaaatacatttgTAGGCCATGTTTTTATGGGTCAATATActaaattgtaatttataatattttttaatttttattaatatttaatcaatttttaaaaatatgctttattaatatttttaatgaaccACCCACAAGTTTTATCTCATGACCCCGTTAAAGCTTGCAGGCCTGACACAGCCGATTAAGTTGTAGGCCTGACACAGTTCGCTTTGATCCATTCCGAGCTAACACAggctttttcaaattataggGCCGAACCAAGCTGGGGTTGGGGACTTTCACGGCCCCATGTTGTAATTTGTAACAGTGAAAGAAGCAactttattaagttttttcagAGCAGATGTAACAACAAAACGTAGACAACtgacagaaaaataaattcactAGCTGAATTCACATCTTAGGTTGTTCAAAGCTTCCCAGACGTAAGTTCCTCCGGCGGCCATGCCATGTGAGCTTCAGTTGTTGGtaacttaaaaatattggaaTATAATATGCTGCAAGAAAACTTACAAGCAGAAAAATGAGAAACAAAGGCCCTACAGAGGTCCTTTCGTTGTAGTCAAAAGTTTCAAGAATAGAAACATAATACGAAAATGCCATCAAAGATATCAATGTGATAATGATTCTGTAAAATGGGAGCCCAGTCACGAGGGTGGTAATTAAGCACACAGATGTAAAAAAGGCTGCAGaattaaatgtcaaaaataataacTGGCCTAAAGACCCCAGAATCATGTTCCCTGCAAGGTGATCAAAAGGCTTTGTATTATTATAGATGGTGCTGGCCGTGAGGTTACTGATAGCACTGGTGGTGGCTGGAGGCTGCACATTGCTGTCCTCTTGCCAAAATCCTCCAGGGGGGCTTAGTGCAGCTTGATAGGTGGCTGTGGCTATCAATATAGCCACCACAAGTAGAACATTTCGGACTTCAAGTGGAACTTTATCAATGCTTCGGTAACCCAGACCAAAGCTTTTCGGAATTCTTTTGCAGAAAATGATAAGCCCCTGGAAGAGTTCTTAAATAGTGAAGCTTCTTCTGAACCTCTTAAAGACGGACAATGGAGTTGAGATGCACTTTTAGCTTTAGCGGCAAGTAGAATGTCCCGGACCGCTGCATCTACCAAATCTTGACCTTGGCGATCATTGAAGATGTCCAAAGCTGTTAAACCTTTACCGTTCTTTTTATTCACTTTCATACAACCAATCAACAGTTTCACCGCCTTTATTATTGACcagataatgaaatattagaagctTGTGCAAAGAAAATTACAAGGCAAATTGAGCTATAGCAGTTAAAAACATATGGGATGCTTACCTCAGGTTGATTAGCAGAAACTGCAGTATGCAATGCATTGTTTCCTTCTTCATCCTCCCAGTTCAGGATCTCCTCTTTTTTGAAGTATTGGAGCCATCCTAACAGGAATTTAAAGGCTTTCAAACTCCCGTTTTTGAGGGCGACATGGACAGCAGTTTCAGATCTAACAGTCAAATCTTCGACTGATAATGGACAAACATACAAAATGTCTTTCAAATTGGATTCATCGTCTAGTTGAGCTGCATAATTGGATTCATCGCTAAATTGACAAAAACTCAGGTTGCTAACCATAAGCCTATCAATCGGGCCTATTGAACCGAATCTAACTTGTTCAAGCCTagattagaaataaaattttggctTTGGGCTTAAGGTTAACTATTTCggttagaaattaaatttttttcgaAGTTCAGGCTTTGAGCTTATTCCGTGTATGTACCTATAACTTTAAAaacctgcaaaaaaaaaaaaaacatagaactTGTAACTTGATTCTTGAGTCCTTGGTGCAACTTCGGTGATGGTAAGGActtgttttcagaaaatggaaatcatttttatttcatgttAGCTTCACCTAAATTTCCTAACTATTTCCTTTTGTTATTTCATAACAATTAAGTAGTCAAAAAATCCAAAACATTTCAAGTTTAAAAGTAACAAGACCAAGAGAGAAATTTAGAAgtcatctcttttttctcaaGGCAGTAGATATGAAGGAGTTCCAAAACTAAGCATGAAGGTAGACCAATAACTTAACACAATGGAACTAGCAATGGCCACGGGACGGGGAGAGGCCAAATCCCTAATCTCGATCCCCCTCCTTGATACATAAAGGATGAGAAATCTCCATCCTCTTACCTACAAGgaaaatttctttcctttttctttccatCCCTActagaaaattattagaatatatattatgtgttagGGTGTATTTATgataattcaaaacttttaatgggttttcaatatttaaggATTTAGAGGATATGCGTGGTAGGAGATAAACCGGAGAAAAGATGAGTCAGAGAGGGGATGGGTCAAAGATATATCTATCTCTATCCCCGATTTTAGGGATTTTAGTCATTTCTATCCTCATTCTCATCTATGTTTCAATCGGCAAATCCTCTCTCCATTCAGAGAGGAGCAAACTAAAGATTTGGTTTGATGGATTGAATTGCCATCTTTAGATGGACCTTGAGGAGCTTAAAATTATCTTCAAAGAACTTAGCTACATTAATGAGAAACAAGTTTGTTTCTATGAAATGAGAGCATATCACCTAACAATtatgtcctttttttttttccaaagatTGATTCTAATCTCAGTTTCACTACTTTCTACATCCAACCAATACTGCAAAGGTTCGTGGGTACACTTGACAATCTCTCTATAACCAATATTGTAAAGTTGGTGGGTACTCTTGACAATCTGTATTGTCTTCCATAATCTTCTTCATGACTTTCTTAGAAGTTGCAATCTCCTACGACAATACTCATTATCAACTCGGTATGAACAACCAGAAGCAGCAAATCATCAACGAACAGATACACATAAGCATAAGCACCTAGTGCTCTATAAAAATCATAGAATCTTCCAACACTAAGACCAGGCCAGTCCATGAAATCATACAGATCTTATCCAGTTTCAGGTTTGAATAGTCTAAATTCGATAATTTAATGGATAAATGTTTTGCTAGTCtgaatagtcctttggccttagaAAAATGAGTATCTTGTTAAATAATTggttaggtgattttaaatttaaaaaaataataattaagcttataataacatattatttatatatttaattaaataattaaaagtatgtaaatatagaattgtttaactttataatatattttccatCTCTTGGCCAAACTACCACGCTCTTTGCACCTACTCTTCAATTTCCCTTttccttttacatatatttattataattaagaaaaattcattagcttattaataataaattaccaCAATTGACTATTAAGGTTTTTGTAATTGAATCAAATACTCTAGctttataactttttcaaaaacacataattgtgatttaatgttttttttttaactgaaatgGAGTTTGGTTCATCTGATTAAACATAACAAAATGGAGGTGGACATATCAACAAACCAGCCAAGTGGTCTTCATGATCATGAGCTCCGATTGCAGACAAAACTTGTGACTTCTAGAAAGGATAGTTACTCCATATAAGTTCGGGTGAAATAGCTTGAAATTCACGTTTTGACCCAGTGTTTAAAATGACTCAATAACTCATAATTTGAAATCGATTGCAAATTAAGTCGAAATGTTTCTTGATTCAAGTTcgattagaataaaaaatagtttcacTTGAGTTTCATTCAAGTTCGTTGAACCAATATTAACTGTAGCTCATGtttgcttgaacaaaaaatattttggtttaattcagttcgagtttgattcaaattcatagtttgaataaGTGTTTCAAATTCTTAGTTCAGTTTTGCTCAaatcaatagtttaaatttatgatttattagtaggacaatatcattttactcaaataatagataaaaccACTTATTCGATccatgaatttgagttgaaccaaattataaattcgaactataaattcaagttgaagcaaacaacaaatttaaacaactgatttgagtcatgaattcgaattgaatttgagttaaataccttttaacttgagtttgactcagttTCAATAACGAATCAAATCTTTTTGTTCGAATTCAATCCAAGCTGAGCAAGTTAAGTTAGCTATTGAGATAGAGCGGCTTGATTTAGATCCAACCCTATCTTTACAGCTCCACCATTGTTCATTAATCAGgtagtgaaaacttaaaaaataaaaatcaccaATCCATAagtaaaagaaataatagaaaagaaaaaatataataacataagtAATATTTTAGGTAGAATTAACCTTTtcaatgaaaagagaaaaaaaaatccatagaGATCTAACGATCGACTTAAGTCTAATATAATTAAACGTGTTTATATAAGTTATAATCCATGAAAAAAATTCTATACAAATTTAGAGTTTAATCACAATTctaatacaaaaagaaaaaacaaaagtttataaaaagattGATTAAATTTACTAGATAAGTAATCGATCTTTAGGCTTTATAACTTTAAATCTAGTCgttaaatcaaaacttaatcatcTAGATTGAAGATCCACACGTATCGCTGTgtattgataaatatttgaatatcaattatttagtttaacaCTATTTTTTCGAAAGATTGAAACTGTATCTTCTGAAATGAAATTGTGAGGTATGGTTGCCAAAATAAAGTTGCAGATTTAGAGGAAGAAAttcagtttttgaaattaacCTCCTTCATTTTAATTGACACGTGCtttggtttttcaataaaaatgtgGTGTTTGGGTAATAACCTAAGTCAATTCTGCATTaggtttaaagttttattttgtattaagaCAAACATGTcctttaattctaatttcaaactcatttgagagtagtctaataatatatctttaaatttatttgttcaaaCATATTTACCATTAAGGGTGGACGCAAGTgacttattttcaattttttttttatttgaagatgaatttaaataatatttcttcaattttttctaattgaaGTGTGGGTTTAGGCCTACTCCAACAAAGTTCAAATCTGCCGCTGGGTGTGATTGGATGGAGTAGTGGAAGTTGTGAACATGAGTTCGTGAATGTACGATGGCGGGGCTTCCATGGCAATAATTCTAGAGAAAAAGCATAAAACTTGTATCTTAATTCTTACGTTTTCACTGCATAATGACTCTTTTTCAAGATGTGcaactcatttttatttcttgggAGCTTCACCTGAATTCCCTAGCAACTtccttttatcattttcatagaATTAAAtagtcatataataaaaaacttttcaaGTAACAAGACTGAGAGTAGGATCCAGAAATAAGCATGAAGGTAGACTATCAACTTAACACAATGAaactagggatgacaatgggaTACATAACAATATCGTATTAAATCTGAAAGTGTCGAAACAATTTTGTATCTTCCATTATGGAGTTGCCCTTATTactatttaaaagtttataatgaACAAGGTCACTAATCTAGATCACTTAATAGAAAATagtaataacaaatttatcagATAATAAGAGATAGttgaataatttgaataattttgaatataattttttttaattaatgatgagtttaaaatttatgtttcaaagaagtaaatatattttattgttgttgataattatacaaatttgattttaataaacttaatatagtttatgtttaaaacatgtgttaaatgtgagatattatttaataaatttattataatttgatattaaattgaattggttaaatcaGTCAAACCATGAACCAATGAGATAATCAGTTTGATCAttgatccgattttaaaaagATTGCTTTGATATTAACTAGTAACTACCCTTCCAAAATTGCCCTCCAAAAGGAAAATGTTATCACACTTCACTAAATAAATTGAGTCACGAAAACACTTAAATCTTgcggaaattaaaaaaagtcattaaATGACCATAATACCTTTAATCATAAACACCAATGAAACGTCAAAAGATTATCATGCATACATAGGtaataaacattttaacttccctgtcttaaaatatattactgtaatatgtcaaatatctaaaaacttaaaatatttatgtgcaTAGTTGGGAGTTGAGATCCCATTTGAATGGTGAAAGAGACAAGTCCATTAAATATATTCAGCGAGTTGTTGTAACATTACAAgcaattacaaaacataaattcaCTATTACTATTTACAGCTGATTTCCCATCTTCGGTTGTTCAAAGCTTCCCAAACGTAGGTTCTTCCGGCGGCCATGCCGTGTGAGCTTCGAATGTTGTCTAGCTAAGAAAGATGGGATATAATATGTTGCAAGAAAACATACaagcagaaaaaagaaaaacaaggaGCCTAGAAAGAAACTTTCGCTGAAGTCAATAGTTtcatgaatagaaaaaaaataagaaaattccaTCCAAGATGTCATTGCGATAATGATTCTGTAAAATGGGAGGCCACTTACAAGAGTGGAAATAAAGCACACAGACGTAAACAAAGCCAAAGAATTAAATgtcaaaaatgataattgttCTGAAGACCCCAGAATCATCTCCCCTGCAGCATGTTGTTCAGAAGGTTCTGTATTAAAGCTGGTGCTGGTGGTGTTACTGATAGCGGCGGCGGTGGTGTTACTGATACGAGTGTTGTTGGCCGCAGGCTGCAGATTGCCGTAATCTTGCCAATATCCTCCGGGGGGTCTTAGTGCTGCTTGATAGGTGGCTGTGGCTATCAATATAGCCACCACAAGCAATACGTTTCGGACTTCAAGAGGAACTTCATCAACTCTTCGGTAACCAAGCGAGAATCTTTTCAGAATTTTTTCTGAAAACGGTAAGCCCAGAAAAGTACTCGACTAGTAAAGTTCTTTTTGCATCTCTTAAAGACGGACGATGGAGTTGACGAGCAGTTTTAGCATTAGCAGCAAGTAGAATGTCCCCAACTGCTGCATCTACCAAACCTTGACATCGGCGAACGTAGAAGATGTCCAAAGCTGTCAAACCTTTACTGTTCTTTATATTCACTTTCAGATATCCAATCAACAGCTTCACCATCTTCTTAATtgaggagaaaatgaaatattagaagcttatataaagaaaatgacaaggcAAATCGGATGCTTACCTCAGGTTGATCTGCAGACACTGCAGTGTGCAATGGCTTGTTTCCTTCCTCGTCCTTCCACTTCAGGATCTCCTCTTTGTTGAAGCGTCGAAGCCATCCTAACAAGACTTTAAAGGCTTTTAAACTCCCGTTTTTTACAGCGACATGTAAAACAGTTTCAGATTTAACAGTCAAGTCTTCGATTGATAAtggacaaacatacaaaaagtcAGCCAAACTGGATTCATCATCTAGTTGAGCTGCATAGTGCAGAGGAGTAACCATCCCCTTTGCTTTAACACGGACAACCTCACTGTCATGTTTTATCAACCATGTTACGAGTTCCTGGTACTTCTCCTCCAAATCCAAATCCGGGGACTAAGCCCTTCCTGCAGGTGCTTTCCCTCCAAAGCCAAGTGGAGGGGGCTACGCCCAAGATGGTCTCGCTTCCAAGCAAATGAAGGCTTTAAGTTTAGTATCTCCTTGGCGAAATGGATCTTTCCCTCCCTTGCAGCTGTGTGCAAGGGAGTAGTCACAAATGGTACTTGATCAATACGCTCTAAAA
This sequence is a window from Mangifera indica cultivar Alphonso chromosome 20, CATAS_Mindica_2.1, whole genome shotgun sequence. Protein-coding genes within it:
- the LOC123204364 gene encoding ankyrin repeat-containing protein BDA1-like; the protein is MDWPGLSVGRFYDFYRALGAYAYVYLFVDDLLLLVFKVIAQLDDESNLKDILYVCPLSVEDLTVRSETAVHVALKNGSLKAFKFLLGWLQYFKKEEILNWEDEEGNNALHTAVSANQPEAVKLLIGCMKVNKKNGKGLTALDIFNDRQGQDLVDAAVRDILLAAKAKSASQLHCPSLRGSEEASLFKNSSRGLSFSAKEFRKALVWVTEALIKFHLKSEMFYLWWLY